One Deltaproteobacteria bacterium DNA window includes the following coding sequences:
- a CDS encoding ATP-binding protein — protein MDLRFAPHNTHLDDPEAFEVRDPHLKQLHQQNLVHRSYLLDELPSHTPGVYTLGGGRQIGKTTLMKQWMALLMQKGVAPESIAYFTGELIDDHHSLVRLVGDTLEAMPADNLTYLILDEVTYIRDWDKGVKYLADAGMLQRVELFLTGSDLAIIREARMRLPGRRGDLATVDFHLYPLNLLETVRLKKQFTPDELDTLVNHVGVPFAATMERLYREFGDYLVHGGFLTAMNDMAKHGSILPATFSTYSDWIRGDVLKRGKQEHYLREIMQAIVKRYGSQTTWNGLAQDLSIDHPKTVSDYVELLAAMDGVFVQPALIEDKLTAAPKKARKVMFTDPFIFHAVRSWLTPVRDPYRDQVRPILSDPEWTGRLVEATVITHYRRYYPTFYIKAEGEVDLAYVAQNRFWPVEVKWTGQIRPKDLKQIVKYSDGRILTQSKQSGHILGVPTEPLPRALLRLAARKDRPAGDTTGAPSTRARVSPP, from the coding sequence ATGGATCTCCGTTTTGCACCTCACAATACGCACCTCGATGACCCTGAAGCCTTTGAGGTACGGGATCCCCATCTGAAGCAGCTGCACCAGCAAAACCTGGTTCACCGCTCGTATCTCCTGGATGAACTCCCCTCCCACACACCCGGGGTCTATACGTTAGGCGGGGGCCGTCAGATCGGCAAAACCACCCTGATGAAGCAATGGATGGCCCTTCTCATGCAAAAGGGCGTGGCCCCCGAGAGCATCGCCTATTTCACCGGCGAACTGATCGATGACCATCATTCCCTCGTGCGGCTGGTGGGAGACACCCTGGAGGCCATGCCCGCCGACAATCTGACATACCTCATCCTGGACGAGGTGACCTACATACGGGACTGGGACAAGGGCGTCAAATACCTGGCCGACGCGGGCATGCTCCAAAGGGTGGAGCTGTTTTTGACCGGTTCCGACCTGGCGATCATCAGGGAAGCGCGGATGCGTCTTCCGGGCCGAAGAGGAGATTTGGCAACGGTTGACTTCCACCTCTATCCCCTCAACCTGTTGGAAACGGTTCGTCTAAAAAAGCAATTCACCCCCGATGAACTGGACACCCTGGTCAACCACGTCGGCGTTCCTTTCGCGGCGACCATGGAGAGACTATACCGGGAATTTGGTGATTATCTGGTCCATGGCGGATTTCTGACGGCCATGAACGATATGGCGAAGCACGGGAGCATACTGCCCGCGACCTTTTCAACGTACAGCGACTGGATCAGAGGGGATGTTCTGAAGAGGGGGAAACAGGAGCATTACCTGCGAGAAATCATGCAGGCCATCGTGAAACGCTACGGAAGTCAAACCACCTGGAACGGCCTTGCCCAGGACCTTTCCATTGATCATCCCAAGACGGTAAGCGATTACGTGGAATTGCTTGCGGCCATGGACGGTGTTTTCGTTCAACCCGCCCTGATCGAGGACAAGCTGACAGCCGCTCCCAAGAAGGCGCGAAAGGTCATGTTCACTGATCCTTTTATCTTTCATGCCGTGAGATCCTGGCTGACCCCGGTCCGAGACCCTTATCGCGACCAGGTCAGGCCCATCCTCTCCGATCCGGAATGGACGGGGAGGCTCGTGGAGGCCACAGTGATCACCCATTACCGGAGGTACTATCCCACCTTTTACATCAAGGCTGAGGGCGAAGTTGATCTGGCCTATGTCGCACAGAACCGTTTCTGGCCTGTGGAGGTGAAATGGACCGGACAGATCCGGCCCAAAGACCTCAAGCAGATCGTCAAATACAGCGATGGCCGGATACTGACCCAGTCAAAGCAGTCCGGCCATATCCTCGGTGTGCCCACCGAACCGCTCCCCAGGGCCCTGCTCCGCCTGGCTGCAAGAAAGGACAGGCCGGCAGGCGACACAACGGGAGCCCCTTCGACAAGAGCGCGTGTGTCGCCGCCCTGA
- a CDS encoding phosphatase PAP2 family protein, with translation MESLLDWSVAVIVWLQQWSGPVPDALFKAFTWMGNEGCYLLILPFVYWCIDRGYGARLAILLLFSIYVNAVVKSLAHQPRPFQYDRAVKMMVNAGGGGFPSGHTQGTVVVWGYLMSRFQRPWVWTIGIVMMVFVPLSRLYLGVHFPTDLLGGYVIGAILLLLWFRLEPPIEKWLSGKGLLWQLGAAVGIPLFLVTIFIARETYILVPAGTLMGLGVGIVLERRWIGFEAEGSWNQRAFRFVLGAAILLAIHWGVKTAVLFMGPDAVFRFFRYLVVGFWITFVSPWIFVKLGLAGKDTGTATHQTAALAK, from the coding sequence ATGGAGAGTCTGTTGGATTGGAGTGTGGCCGTTATTGTGTGGCTTCAGCAGTGGTCCGGCCCGGTGCCCGATGCCCTGTTCAAGGCCTTTACGTGGATGGGGAACGAGGGGTGTTACCTTTTGATTCTGCCGTTTGTCTACTGGTGCATCGATCGGGGCTACGGGGCCAGGCTGGCCATTCTCCTCCTCTTTTCCATCTATGTGAACGCCGTGGTAAAATCCCTGGCCCATCAGCCCAGACCGTTTCAGTACGATCGGGCCGTGAAAATGATGGTGAATGCAGGAGGGGGTGGGTTTCCGAGCGGTCATACGCAAGGGACCGTGGTGGTATGGGGCTATCTCATGAGCCGGTTTCAAAGGCCCTGGGTCTGGACAATCGGCATTGTCATGATGGTGTTTGTCCCCCTGTCAAGGCTCTATTTGGGGGTTCATTTTCCCACAGACCTTCTGGGCGGGTATGTCATCGGCGCCATTCTCCTCCTGTTGTGGTTCCGGCTGGAGCCCCCCATCGAGAAATGGCTGTCCGGAAAAGGCCTCTTATGGCAGCTGGGCGCGGCTGTGGGCATCCCCCTGTTTCTTGTGACGATCTTTATCGCCCGGGAAACATATATCCTCGTCCCTGCCGGAACCCTTATGGGTCTCGGGGTCGGGATTGTATTGGAACGCCGATGGATCGGTTTCGAGGCAGAAGGGAGCTGGAACCAGAGGGCATTTCGGTTTGTGCTGGGCGCGGCCATTTTGCTGGCAATCCATTGGGGAGTCAAGACGGCAGTCCTATTCATGGGCCCTGACGCCGTTTTCCGCTTTTTCCGCTATCTGGTCGTCGGTTTCTGGATTACCTTCGTAAGTCCCTGGATCTTTGTGAAGCTGGGGCTCGCCGGAAAAGACACGGGCACCGCAACGCATCAGACAGCCGCCCTCGCAAAATGA